In Parasegetibacter sp. NRK P23, the genomic stretch CTCCAATGCGGTGGTATCCACACCAGCCAGCGCATAACCCTTTGTTTTCCTTTTGTAACCACGACTTAGGGTAGCCACGTTGTATTGGTCTTTCAGTAAACGAACAATGTATTCTACCATAGGCGATTTGCCCGTTCCGCCCAACGCGAGGTTACCTACACCGATCAGCGGCAGACTGAACCTCGCGGAGCGCAAAATGCCCTTATCGTAGAGTTTGTTCCTGATAAAAATATAAATACCGGCCAGCAGGGAGATTGGCAGCAACAACATGCGGACCGGCTTCAGCAGCGGGAAATTAAAATTCATAGCTATTTTCCGGTGTGATACAGTAATTTAAAGGTACGTCAAAATCAGCGGCATCCGTGATAACGGGAACAGGTTCGAAATAAGATAATCCCAGCTTAACCACATCGGGCCGACATTGCGCCAGGAAGCGGTCGTAATAACCTTTTCCATAGCCCACCCTGTAACCGCGTTCATCAAAACAGAGCAGCGGCACCAATACCAGGTCAATGGCTGAAGGTTCAATCACCGTTCCTTCTATTGGTTCGGGGATACCCCAGGTATTGGGTTGGTAAACGGTGTCATCGTCCACAACAATGTGTTCCATTTCAAAAGAGCCGGGATAAATACGGGGAACGGCCACCACCAGTTCGGGGTACTGAAAGCGGAGGTAATCGAGGATATGCGTGGTATCAAATTCTTTCTTCCCGGGACCGGCCATATAGCTGTGCGCCA encodes the following:
- a CDS encoding 5-formyltetrahydrofolate cyclo-ligase, which translates into the protein MTKKELRKIYIEKRNALSEREVLRADDLLLIRFQQLYFESLNVAHSYMAGPGKKEFDTTHILDYLRFQYPELVVAVPRIYPGSFEMEHIVVDDDTVYQPNTWGIPEPIEGTVIEPSAIDLVLVPLLCFDERGYRVGYGKGYYDRFLAQCRPDVVKLGLSYFEPVPVITDAADFDVPLNYCITPENSYEF